In a single window of the Planctomycetota bacterium genome:
- the der gene encoding ribosome biogenesis GTPase Der, producing the protein MPRRAGAWATPWMPPMSASDAIVPRVVVVGRPNVGKSSLFNWLVGKRIAIEDPTAGVTRDRLVQRIGLGGRFIDLVDTGGMGFDDPDGLTGQIDAQITAGLAEAALVVMVVDVRAGLVADDRMVADRVRRTGATVLLVANKADDAALDAHAAEFAALGFGTPVVTSVRGNRGRDRLEEEILERIPEAWPEEAEAGSLPEMKLAIVGRRNVGKSTFVNALARAERVITSPVAGTTRDSIDVRFEVDGHSFLAIDTPGLRRAKSRTSDIDFYSTHRAQRGIRRADIVLLFFDATEPIGKVDKQLAETIVEEAKPVVFVVNKWDLYAADVRRREWIQYLRDTFRTMPWAPVEFVTATAARNVKATVDTAQRLFRQAGTRVPTGRLNALIREAVTSNPPPSDRRGRPTRVYYATQVEVLPPTIVLATSGTAGLPETYQRYLIGALRERTPFREVPIRLVVRDRGAAAAEGGASADESVGPRGE; encoded by the coding sequence ATGCCGCGCCGCGCCGGCGCCTGGGCGACCCCCTGGATGCCGCCGATGTCCGCCTCTGACGCCATCGTGCCCCGGGTCGTCGTCGTCGGCCGCCCCAACGTCGGCAAGTCGAGCCTGTTCAACTGGCTCGTCGGCAAACGGATCGCGATCGAGGATCCGACGGCGGGGGTGACGCGCGACCGGCTCGTGCAGCGGATCGGTCTCGGTGGCCGGTTCATCGATCTGGTCGACACCGGCGGGATGGGGTTCGACGATCCCGACGGTCTGACCGGACAGATCGACGCCCAGATCACCGCCGGGCTGGCCGAGGCGGCGCTGGTGGTGATGGTCGTCGACGTCCGTGCCGGCCTGGTGGCCGACGATCGGATGGTGGCCGACCGCGTCCGCCGCACCGGGGCCACGGTGTTGCTGGTCGCCAACAAAGCCGACGACGCCGCGCTCGACGCCCATGCCGCGGAGTTCGCCGCCCTGGGATTCGGCACGCCGGTGGTGACCAGCGTCCGCGGCAACCGCGGGCGCGATCGGCTCGAGGAGGAGATCCTCGAGCGGATCCCCGAGGCGTGGCCGGAGGAGGCCGAAGCGGGGTCACTGCCGGAGATGAAGCTGGCGATCGTCGGCCGGCGCAACGTCGGCAAGAGCACGTTCGTCAACGCCCTGGCACGGGCCGAGCGGGTGATCACCAGCCCGGTGGCCGGCACCACCCGCGACAGCATCGACGTCCGCTTCGAGGTCGACGGCCACTCCTTCCTGGCGATCGACACCCCCGGGCTGCGCCGCGCCAAGAGCCGGACCAGCGACATCGACTTCTATTCCACCCACCGCGCCCAGCGCGGCATCCGCCGGGCCGACATCGTGCTGCTGTTCTTCGACGCCACCGAGCCGATCGGCAAGGTCGACAAGCAGCTCGCCGAGACGATCGTCGAGGAGGCCAAGCCGGTGGTGTTCGTCGTCAACAAGTGGGACCTGTACGCCGCCGACGTCCGGCGCCGCGAGTGGATCCAGTACCTGCGCGACACCTTCCGGACGATGCCCTGGGCACCGGTGGAGTTCGTCACGGCGACCGCCGCGCGGAACGTCAAGGCGACCGTCGACACCGCCCAGCGCCTGTTCCGGCAGGCCGGCACCCGCGTGCCGACGGGCCGGCTCAACGCCCTGATCCGCGAGGCGGTCACATCCAATCCGCCGCCGTCCGATCGGCGCGGCCGGCCGACGCGCGTGTACTACGCGACGCAGGTCGAAGTCCTCCCGCCGACGATCGTGCTGGCGACCAGCGGAACCGCCGGACTTCCCGAGACCTACCAGCGCTACCTGATCGGCGCCCTCCGGGAGCGGACGCCGTTCCGCGAGGTGCCGATCCGGCTGGTGGTCCGCGACCGGGGCGCGGCGGCTGCGGAGGGGGGGGCGTCGGCCGACGAATCCGTCGGGCCACGCGGGGAGTGA
- a CDS encoding Gfo/Idh/MocA family oxidoreductase translates to MPAPVIVTPALSRRDALRGAGLGAAGSLAGALAAARAVHAQSPSTDTIRIGLIGAGGRGTGALQQALSVPGSNVKLTAVADAFKDRIEGALKAVDSMKDKLDCPEDRRFDGLDGYQKVLDHCDLVILATPPGFRPFHFQKAVEAGKHVFMEKPVCVDSFGARLCLEAAKMADEKKLKVVVGLQRRYERKYRETVARIREGLAGDIIGGQVYWNGAGIWYRNRQPNQTEMQFQVNNWYHFNWLCGDHICEQHVHNIDVANWFLDKLPESAYGTGGKQNRVPGQPSEIYDHHAVNFTYPGGIRIASQCRQFPGGDGRVNEEFQGTKGYVKIGEITDYAGKVLWKFEGENPNPYQVEHDELQDAIRNDRPLNNAYYGTTSSFSSVLGRFATYTGKQWGYKQALELNYRTMPENLSWDAEPPVQPDKDGNYKIPMPADYRIA, encoded by the coding sequence ATGCCCGCTCCCGTCATCGTGACTCCTGCCCTGTCGCGCCGTGATGCCCTCCGCGGAGCGGGGCTCGGGGCCGCTGGAAGCCTGGCCGGTGCGCTCGCCGCGGCCCGCGCCGTACACGCCCAGTCCCCGTCGACCGACACGATCCGCATCGGCCTGATCGGCGCCGGTGGCCGCGGCACCGGTGCCCTCCAGCAGGCCCTGTCGGTGCCCGGGTCGAACGTCAAGCTGACGGCGGTGGCCGACGCCTTCAAGGATCGGATCGAGGGGGCCCTCAAGGCCGTCGATTCGATGAAGGACAAGCTCGACTGCCCGGAGGACCGGCGTTTCGACGGCCTCGACGGCTACCAGAAGGTCCTCGACCACTGCGACCTGGTGATCCTGGCGACACCCCCCGGCTTCCGTCCGTTCCACTTCCAGAAGGCGGTCGAGGCCGGCAAGCACGTGTTCATGGAGAAGCCGGTGTGCGTCGACTCGTTCGGCGCGCGGCTGTGCCTCGAGGCGGCGAAGATGGCCGACGAGAAGAAGCTCAAGGTCGTCGTCGGTCTCCAGCGCCGCTACGAGCGGAAGTACCGCGAGACGGTGGCCCGGATCCGCGAGGGGCTCGCCGGCGACATCATCGGCGGCCAGGTCTACTGGAACGGCGCCGGCATTTGGTACCGCAACCGCCAGCCGAACCAGACCGAGATGCAGTTCCAGGTCAACAACTGGTATCACTTCAACTGGCTGTGCGGCGATCACATCTGCGAGCAGCACGTCCACAACATCGACGTCGCCAACTGGTTCCTCGACAAGCTCCCGGAGAGCGCCTACGGCACCGGCGGCAAGCAGAACCGCGTGCCCGGTCAGCCGAGCGAGATCTACGACCACCACGCGGTCAACTTCACCTACCCCGGTGGGATCCGGATCGCCAGCCAGTGCCGCCAGTTTCCCGGTGGTGACGGCCGCGTGAACGAGGAGTTCCAGGGCACCAAGGGCTACGTCAAGATCGGCGAGATCACCGACTACGCCGGCAAGGTGCTGTGGAAGTTCGAGGGGGAGAATCCCAACCCCTACCAGGTCGAGCACGACGAACTGCAGGACGCGATCCGCAACGACCGGCCGCTCAACAACGCCTACTACGGCACGACGTCGAGCTTCTCGTCGGTCCTCGGGCGGTTCGCGACCTACACCGGCAAGCAGTGGGGCTACAAGCAGGCCCTCGAGCTCAACTACCGGACGATGCCGGAGAACCTCTCGTGGGATGCCGAGCCGCCGGTGCAGCCGGACAAGGACGGCAACTACAAGATTCCGATGCCGGCCGACTACCGGATCGCCTGA
- the ald gene encoding alanine dehydrogenase: MIVGVPKETKRDEYRVALLPVGAEELVRGGHRVLVQAGAGAGSGLADEAYAACGATVVDGPEEVFSAAELVVKVKEPQPAELGLLRAGQALFTYFHFAADRALTEGFLATGATAVAYETLRDDRGRLPLLVPMSEVAGRMSIQEGAKYLEKPQMGRGILLGGVPGVAPASVLVLGAGTVGANAAKVAAGFGANIALLDTNLERLRYLDDVTAPNVDCLYSDRHTIREHLGRADLVIGSVLIPGARAPHLVERDDLKLMKPGAVIIDVAIDQGGCVATSRPTTHAEPTYLVDDIVHYCVTNMPGAVGRTSTYALCNATLPYVLELAAAGVDEAARASSAIRSAINVHCGRLVQPAVAAAFGLPCEWYQP; this comes from the coding sequence ATGATCGTCGGCGTTCCCAAGGAGACGAAGCGCGACGAGTACCGGGTGGCGCTGCTCCCGGTCGGAGCCGAGGAGCTCGTCCGCGGCGGCCACCGCGTCCTCGTGCAGGCCGGTGCCGGGGCGGGCTCGGGGTTGGCCGACGAGGCCTACGCGGCCTGCGGGGCCACCGTCGTCGACGGTCCCGAAGAGGTCTTCTCCGCCGCCGAGTTGGTGGTCAAGGTCAAGGAGCCGCAGCCGGCCGAGCTCGGGCTGCTGCGCGCCGGCCAGGCGCTGTTCACCTATTTCCACTTCGCCGCCGACCGCGCGCTCACCGAGGGGTTCCTCGCCACCGGTGCCACCGCGGTGGCCTACGAGACCCTCCGTGACGACCGCGGCCGGCTGCCGCTGCTGGTGCCGATGAGCGAAGTCGCCGGCCGGATGAGCATCCAGGAGGGGGCGAAGTACCTCGAAAAGCCGCAGATGGGGCGCGGGATCCTCCTCGGCGGGGTGCCGGGGGTGGCGCCGGCGAGCGTGCTGGTGCTCGGGGCGGGAACGGTCGGGGCCAATGCCGCCAAGGTCGCCGCCGGCTTCGGCGCCAACATCGCCCTGCTCGACACCAACCTCGAGCGGCTCCGCTACCTCGACGACGTCACCGCCCCCAACGTCGACTGCCTGTACTCCGACCGGCACACGATCCGCGAGCATCTCGGCCGTGCCGATCTGGTGATCGGCAGCGTCCTCATCCCCGGGGCACGGGCGCCGCACCTCGTCGAGCGCGACGACCTGAAGCTGATGAAGCCGGGGGCCGTGATCATCGACGTGGCGATCGACCAGGGAGGGTGCGTGGCCACCAGCCGTCCGACCACGCACGCCGAGCCGACCTATCTCGTCGACGACATCGTCCATTACTGCGTCACCAACATGCCCGGCGCCGTGGGGCGGACGAGCACCTATGCGCTGTGCAACGCCACGCTCCCCTACGTCCTCGAGTTGGCTGCCGCCGGGGTCGACGAGGCGGCGCGGGCGAGCAGCGCGATCCGCTCGGCGATCAACGTCCACTGCGGTCGGCTCGTCCAGCCGGCGGTCGCCGCCGCTTTCGGGCTGCCCTGCGAGTGGTACCAGCCGTGA
- the mtnA gene encoding S-methyl-5-thioribose-1-phosphate isomerase encodes MRWEGDDGPAGRLLLLDQTLLPGRAEWIACGDVAAVVEAIRSLRVRGAPAIGIAGAYGMAVAAGEALAEDLEGVALRDHLAARAEALATARPTAVNLRWAVERCTAALAGLAAGATARDCRARLLAVAREIHDEDRRLCAAIGRHGAAILPAGDILTHCNTGCLATGGAGTALAVITSAWDLGRRFTVFADETRPLLQGARLTAWELVQRGIPVTVLVDAAAGHLLSTGRIGACIVGADRIAANGDTANKIGTYSLALLAAAHGVPFFVAAPSSTFDLALADGSGIPIEERSAAEVLAPLGVRAAPEGAAAYNPAFDVTPARLIRGIVTERGVITPVTRQTVAATLGAGSSSP; translated from the coding sequence ATCCGCTGGGAGGGTGACGACGGCCCCGCCGGCCGGCTCCTCCTCCTCGACCAGACGCTCCTTCCCGGCCGGGCGGAATGGATCGCCTGCGGCGACGTCGCCGCGGTCGTCGAGGCGATCCGCAGCCTGCGGGTCCGCGGTGCGCCGGCGATCGGGATCGCCGGCGCCTACGGGATGGCGGTCGCCGCCGGTGAGGCGCTGGCGGAGGACCTCGAAGGCGTGGCCCTCCGCGACCATCTCGCGGCACGCGCCGAGGCCCTGGCCACGGCGCGCCCGACCGCGGTCAATCTCCGCTGGGCGGTCGAGCGCTGCACCGCGGCGCTCGCGGGGCTGGCCGCCGGCGCCACGGCGCGCGACTGCCGGGCGCGGCTCCTGGCGGTCGCCCGGGAGATCCACGACGAGGACCGCCGGCTGTGCGCGGCGATCGGACGGCACGGCGCCGCGATCCTCCCCGCCGGCGACATCCTCACCCACTGCAACACCGGCTGCCTCGCGACCGGCGGGGCGGGTACGGCGCTGGCGGTGATCACCTCGGCCTGGGACCTCGGCCGGCGGTTCACGGTCTTCGCCGACGAGACCCGGCCGCTGCTCCAGGGCGCGCGGCTGACCGCCTGGGAATTGGTGCAGCGCGGGATTCCGGTGACCGTGCTGGTCGATGCCGCCGCCGGCCATCTCCTCTCCACCGGCCGGATCGGCGCCTGCATCGTCGGTGCCGACCGGATCGCCGCCAACGGCGACACGGCCAACAAGATCGGCACCTACTCGCTGGCGCTCCTGGCGGCGGCACACGGCGTGCCGTTTTTCGTCGCCGCGCCGTCGAGCACGTTCGACCTGGCGCTGGCCGACGGCAGCGGGATCCCGATCGAGGAGCGGTCGGCGGCCGAGGTGCTCGCGCCGCTCGGGGTGCGGGCGGCCCCGGAGGGCGCCGCCGCCTACAACCCGGCGTTCGACGTCACCCCCGCGCGCCTGATCCGGGGGATCGTCACCGAACGGGGCGTGATCACGCCGGTGACCCGTCAGACCGTCGCCGCCACGCTCGGCGCGGGCTCATCGTCGCCGTGA
- a CDS encoding leucyl aminopeptidase, whose product MTPDAMPPQPPITVDATTKVAAVTADALVIFVGSRDGRADLGRGPAAAIDAATGGLLTRLAAAGELHGKPGECLALLAPSGLQVGQLVVVGTGAASLSDPAAFYRAAATATRHLAAKPRTAVALVADPDWTARQTEQAVAGAAVGMVGQDLFRAERRRTPFPVVWLGADAAAVERGARIGTGVNLARRLVNMPPDDIYPASFAATAAAVAADTGLGCEIWDEARLVREGCRAILAVGKGSHRAPRIVLLTYRGPGVPEGPPHLALVGKGVTFDSGGLSLKPPDGMLTMKCDMAGAAATLAAAATIARLGLPIRLVAALGLAENMTGPAAYKLGDVIRARSGTTIEVHNTDAEGRIVLADVLDVVRGLAPAGIVDAATLTGACVVALGTEVAGLFTNDQAWCDRVATAARAVGEPVWQLPMYPEIYDDLIKGEVADIKNIGDGRWGGAITAAKFLERFVGAIPWTHVDIAGPAFAEKPRPWTDGGGSGAMVRAFVELARGLG is encoded by the coding sequence ATGACCCCCGACGCGATGCCCCCGCAGCCCCCGATCACCGTCGATGCCACGACGAAGGTCGCCGCGGTCACCGCCGACGCGCTGGTGATCTTCGTCGGCAGCCGCGACGGGCGCGCCGACCTCGGCCGCGGCCCGGCCGCGGCGATCGACGCCGCCACCGGCGGCCTGCTGACCCGTCTCGCGGCCGCCGGTGAACTGCACGGCAAGCCGGGGGAGTGCCTCGCGCTCCTCGCCCCTTCCGGCCTCCAGGTCGGCCAGTTGGTCGTCGTCGGTACCGGCGCGGCGTCGTTGTCCGATCCGGCAGCGTTCTACCGGGCCGCGGCGACCGCCACCCGCCACCTCGCCGCCAAGCCGCGGACGGCGGTGGCGCTCGTCGCCGATCCCGACTGGACGGCGCGGCAGACCGAGCAGGCCGTCGCCGGGGCCGCGGTCGGCATGGTCGGCCAGGATCTGTTCCGTGCCGAACGGCGCCGCACGCCGTTTCCGGTCGTCTGGCTGGGGGCCGACGCCGCCGCGGTCGAACGGGGCGCACGGATCGGCACCGGGGTCAACCTCGCGCGGCGGCTGGTCAACATGCCGCCGGACGACATCTACCCCGCGAGCTTCGCGGCCACCGCCGCCGCCGTCGCCGCCGACACCGGTCTCGGCTGCGAGATCTGGGACGAGGCCAGGCTCGTGCGCGAGGGCTGCCGGGCGATCCTCGCCGTCGGCAAGGGGAGCCACCGCGCGCCGCGGATCGTCCTGCTCACGTATCGCGGTCCCGGGGTACCCGAGGGACCGCCCCATCTGGCGCTGGTCGGCAAGGGGGTGACGTTCGACTCGGGGGGGCTGTCGCTGAAGCCGCCCGACGGGATGCTGACGATGAAGTGCGACATGGCCGGCGCCGCCGCCACGCTGGCCGCGGCGGCGACGATCGCCCGGCTCGGACTGCCGATCCGTCTCGTCGCGGCGCTCGGCCTGGCGGAGAACATGACCGGTCCGGCGGCCTACAAGCTCGGCGACGTGATCCGGGCGCGGAGCGGGACGACGATCGAGGTCCACAACACCGACGCCGAGGGGCGGATCGTGCTGGCCGACGTGCTCGACGTGGTCCGCGGCTTGGCGCCGGCGGGGATCGTCGACGCCGCGACGCTCACCGGGGCGTGCGTCGTGGCCCTCGGCACCGAGGTCGCCGGGCTGTTCACCAACGACCAGGCCTGGTGCGACCGCGTCGCCACCGCCGCCCGCGCGGTCGGCGAGCCTGTCTGGCAACTGCCGATGTACCCGGAGATCTACGACGACCTCATCAAGGGCGAGGTCGCCGACATCAAGAACATCGGCGACGGCCGCTGGGGGGGCGCGATCACGGCGGCGAAGTTCCTCGAGCGGTTCGTCGGCGCGATCCCCTGGACCCATGTCGACATCGCTGGTCCGGCATTCGCGGAGAAGCCGCGTCCCTGGACCGACGGCGGGGGCAGCGGGGCGATGGTCCGGGCGTTCGTCGAGCTCGCCCGCGGCCTCGGCTGA
- a CDS encoding DUF1501 domain-containing protein — translation MNRSRRQILRSTGLGFGSLALAGLLGRSASAATPHFPPRAKRVIHVFLNGGMSQVDTFDPKPELQARGGQMLPFDNLQTERKTGVALPSPFTFQRHGESGIPISEIFPCLARHADELAVIRSMHVELPNHEMSLMLMNTGHMRQVRPSFGSWLTWGLGQENDNLPGFVALVPGGMPVGGAGNWRSAFLPGAYQGTHVDTSKPDPSQLVDHVRNSRIPAERQAAQFALLRSLNARHALERPGEEALEARIRSFELAYGMQREAAEAFDVRQEPEHVIRAYGDGLQNRQLLIARRLVERGVRFVQTWHGNLQPWDSHSNIRAEHSRVARECDQGLGALLADLKARGMLADTLVLCTGEFGRTPSVELGQNGSGASLGRDHNHWGFSLWLAGGGVKGGTVHGVTDDFGFRAVHDPVSVHDLHATMLRLLGFDHTRLTYRYAGRDYRLTDLEGTVVEPILA, via the coding sequence ATGAATCGCTCCCGCCGGCAGATCCTCCGTTCGACGGGTCTGGGGTTCGGCTCGCTGGCGCTGGCCGGGCTCCTGGGGCGATCGGCGTCCGCCGCCACGCCTCATTTCCCGCCGCGGGCCAAGCGGGTGATCCACGTGTTCTTGAACGGCGGCATGTCACAGGTCGACACCTTCGACCCGAAACCCGAGCTGCAGGCACGCGGCGGGCAGATGCTCCCCTTCGACAACCTCCAGACCGAACGCAAGACCGGGGTCGCCCTCCCCTCGCCGTTCACCTTCCAACGCCATGGCGAGTCCGGGATCCCGATCAGCGAGATCTTTCCCTGCCTCGCCCGGCACGCCGACGAGTTGGCGGTGATCCGCTCGATGCACGTCGAGCTGCCGAACCACGAGATGTCGCTGATGCTGATGAACACCGGCCACATGCGGCAGGTGCGGCCATCGTTCGGGTCGTGGCTCACGTGGGGGCTGGGGCAGGAGAACGACAATCTCCCCGGCTTCGTCGCGCTGGTTCCCGGCGGGATGCCCGTCGGCGGGGCCGGCAACTGGCGCAGCGCCTTCCTTCCCGGCGCCTACCAGGGGACCCACGTCGACACCTCGAAACCGGACCCCTCGCAACTGGTCGACCACGTGCGAAACAGCCGGATCCCCGCCGAACGCCAGGCGGCCCAGTTCGCCCTCCTCCGCTCCCTCAACGCGCGGCACGCCCTCGAGCGCCCCGGCGAGGAGGCGCTCGAGGCGCGGATCCGGTCCTTCGAACTGGCCTACGGGATGCAGCGCGAGGCGGCCGAGGCCTTCGACGTCCGCCAGGAGCCGGAGCACGTCATCCGTGCCTACGGCGACGGGCTCCAGAACCGCCAGCTGCTCATTGCCCGGCGCCTCGTCGAACGCGGGGTCCGGTTCGTGCAGACCTGGCATGGCAATCTCCAGCCCTGGGACAGCCACTCCAACATCCGCGCCGAACATTCCCGGGTCGCCCGCGAGTGCGACCAGGGGCTCGGCGCGCTGCTGGCCGACCTCAAGGCGCGCGGCATGCTCGCCGACACGCTCGTGCTGTGCACCGGGGAGTTCGGCCGGACGCCGAGCGTGGAGCTGGGGCAGAACGGCTCCGGGGCGTCACTCGGCCGCGACCACAACCACTGGGGATTCTCCCTGTGGCTCGCCGGAGGGGGCGTGAAGGGGGGCACGGTCCACGGCGTTACCGACGACTTCGGGTTCCGGGCGGTGCACGACCCCGTCAGCGTCCACGACCTCCATGCCACGATGCTCCGGCTCCTCGGCTTCGACCACACGCGGCTCACCTACCGCTACGCCGGCCGCGACTACCGGCTCACCGACCTCGAAGGGACGGTGGTCGAGCCGATCCTCGCCTGA
- a CDS encoding DUF1553 domain-containing protein, with translation MAGITTMVAFAAATAAEPHYDRDIRPLLAEHCLGCHGPDAAARQGDLRLDTAADTHGTVIAPGRPDDSELIRRVAATDPDLRMPPPEHGPGLAAAEVERLRGWIAAGATFEGHWAFRPIARSDPPATDQPGATAIDAFLAAARQSRGLPEPPLVDRRRLLRRATFDLTGLPPTWDEVVAFVADPAPDAEAFARVVDRLLDSPRYGERWGRHWLDIARYADTQGGSAIGFTRFPFSFTYRDYVIRSFNDDVPWDRFVTEQVAADQMDLSANDPALAGLGFLTVGMQFRNRFDLLDDQVDVVTRGLMGLTVACARCHDHKYDPISTADYHALVATFAPSKPPELPPVIGTPPPSPALADYERELDRRRTVRDDMARDQIAVLEGRLRMQVGLYLRELAKGTPEQDLSSAFLSFRTDDVRPHLLDRWREYLAAIGPDDPVFGPWVRLRDLPADGFRERCAEIVTALGAENGDAAAAAARNGLSDDAPRHNPLVLTALADRSCATLSDVADAYGDLFRSIHREWLEAQRLAAEEAVGDGVVTDEDPRHLVVNSPIRRQLRHHLFAPGTPTVLDADLGRQLLNRTVQDALAGKAAAIHDLHLSSPGSPPRAMTLVERANAPPTRILRRGNPLDRGEAVAARFPTILAPPDAAPFTPGQRRLDLATALVSADNPLVRRVLVNWAWQHHFGVGLVRTPDDFGTRGRSPTHPELLDWLAEAFRDDGWSLKALHRRIMSSAAYRAAPVEDPAARALDPDNETLWRMPRRRLDLEAMRDAMLAVSEELDTTPGGPPIDLAAVPTIPRRTVYGFVNRDVVAPLMATFDGSNPAACTAVRPETTVPQQALFALNSDFVQDRAAALAVAAARAVPAGGAERVAWLFRRVVSRDPAPDETADALGYLAAEQGALTDGGGAEIPWARLAHVLLAGNEFHFVD, from the coding sequence GTGGCCGGCATCACGACGATGGTGGCGTTCGCCGCCGCCACGGCCGCAGAGCCGCACTACGACCGGGACATCCGCCCCCTGCTCGCCGAGCATTGCCTCGGGTGCCACGGCCCCGATGCCGCGGCCCGGCAGGGCGACCTGCGGCTCGACACCGCCGCCGACACCCACGGCACGGTGATCGCCCCGGGCCGCCCCGACGACAGCGAATTGATCCGCCGGGTCGCCGCCACCGATCCGGACCTGCGGATGCCGCCGCCGGAGCATGGCCCCGGTCTCGCGGCCGCCGAGGTGGAGCGACTGCGGGGCTGGATCGCCGCCGGTGCGACGTTCGAGGGACACTGGGCATTCCGCCCGATCGCCCGCTCCGATCCCCCGGCGACCGACCAGCCGGGTGCGACCGCGATCGACGCCTTTCTCGCTGCCGCTCGGCAGTCACGTGGGCTGCCCGAGCCTCCGCTCGTCGACCGCCGCCGGCTCCTCCGGCGGGCGACCTTCGACCTCACCGGCCTCCCCCCGACCTGGGACGAGGTGGTGGCGTTCGTCGCCGACCCGGCGCCCGACGCCGAGGCCTTCGCCCGCGTGGTCGACCGGCTCCTCGACTCGCCCCGCTACGGCGAACGTTGGGGCCGGCACTGGCTCGACATCGCGCGCTACGCCGACACGCAGGGCGGCAGCGCGATCGGCTTCACGCGGTTCCCCTTCTCGTTCACCTACCGCGACTACGTGATCCGGTCGTTCAACGACGACGTTCCCTGGGATCGGTTCGTCACCGAGCAGGTCGCCGCCGACCAGATGGACCTTTCAGCCAACGACCCGGCGCTGGCGGGGCTCGGGTTCCTCACCGTCGGCATGCAGTTCCGCAACCGCTTCGACCTCCTCGACGACCAAGTCGACGTCGTCACCCGCGGGCTGATGGGGCTGACGGTCGCCTGCGCCCGCTGCCACGACCACAAGTACGACCCGATCTCGACCGCCGACTACCACGCCCTCGTCGCCACGTTCGCGCCGAGCAAGCCGCCCGAACTGCCTCCCGTCATCGGCACGCCGCCCCCCTCCCCGGCACTCGCCGACTACGAACGCGAGCTCGACCGGCGGCGGACGGTGCGCGACGACATGGCGCGCGACCAGATCGCCGTCCTCGAGGGGCGGCTGCGGATGCAGGTCGGCCTCTACCTCCGCGAGCTCGCCAAGGGCACGCCCGAGCAGGATCTGTCGAGCGCCTTCCTCTCGTTCCGCACCGACGACGTGCGCCCCCATCTGCTCGACCGGTGGCGCGAGTACCTCGCCGCCATCGGCCCCGACGATCCGGTGTTCGGCCCCTGGGTCCGGCTCCGCGACCTGCCGGCCGACGGCTTCCGCGAGCGCTGCGCCGAGATCGTGACGGCCCTGGGGGCGGAAAACGGCGACGCGGCAGCCGCGGCCGCCCGCAACGGTCTGTCCGACGACGCCCCGCGCCACAATCCGCTCGTTCTCACCGCCCTCGCCGACCGCTCGTGTGCCACGCTGTCCGACGTCGCCGACGCCTACGGCGACCTGTTCCGCAGCATTCACCGCGAGTGGCTCGAAGCCCAGCGGCTCGCGGCCGAGGAAGCGGTCGGCGACGGGGTCGTGACCGACGAGGACCCGCGGCATCTGGTGGTCAACAGCCCGATCCGCCGGCAGCTCCGCCACCACCTCTTCGCCCCCGGCACGCCCACCGTCCTCGACGCCGACCTCGGCCGCCAACTCCTCAACCGCACCGTTCAGGACGCGCTGGCCGGCAAGGCGGCGGCGATCCACGATCTCCACCTCTCCTCGCCCGGGTCGCCCCCCCGGGCGATGACGCTCGTCGAGCGGGCCAACGCCCCGCCGACGAGGATCCTCCGGCGCGGCAACCCGCTCGATCGCGGCGAAGCCGTCGCCGCCCGTTTTCCCACGATCCTCGCCCCTCCCGATGCCGCACCGTTCACGCCCGGCCAACGCCGGCTCGACCTCGCCACGGCGCTGGTCTCGGCCGACAACCCGCTCGTCCGCCGCGTGCTGGTCAACTGGGCCTGGCAGCATCATTTCGGCGTCGGCCTCGTGCGGACCCCCGACGACTTCGGGACGCGCGGCCGGTCGCCGACGCACCCCGAGCTCCTCGACTGGCTCGCCGAGGCGTTCCGCGACGACGGCTGGTCTCTCAAGGCCCTCCACCGGCGGATCATGTCGAGCGCCGCCTACCGCGCCGCCCCGGTCGAGGACCCGGCAGCCCGCGCCCTCGATCCCGACAACGAGACGCTGTGGCGGATGCCGCGCAGGCGCCTCGACCTCGAGGCGATGCGCGACGCGATGCTCGCCGTGTCGGAGGAGCTCGACACCACCCCCGGAGGCCCGCCGATCGATCTGGCCGCCGTGCCGACGATCCCGCGACGGACGGTGTACGGGTTCGTCAACCGCGACGTCGTCGCCCCGCTGATGGCGACGTTCGACGGCAGCAATCCGGCCGCCTGCACCGCCGTCCGCCCCGAAACCACGGTGCCGCAGCAGGCCCTGTTCGCCCTCAACTCCGACTTCGTCCAGGACCGGGCGGCGGCGCTGGCCGTGGCGGCGGCGCGGGCCGTGCCCGCGGGGGGGGCGGAGCGCGTGGCGTGGCTGTTCCGGCGCGTGGTGTCACGCGATCCCGCGCCTGACGAGACCGCCGACGCCCTCGGCTACCTCGCCGCGGAGCAGGGCGCCCTCACCGACGGCGGCGGCGCGGAGATTCCCTGGGCGCGGTTGGCCCACGTGCTGCTGGCGGGCAACGAGTTCCACTTCGTCGATTGA